A DNA window from Fragaria vesca subsp. vesca linkage group LG3, FraVesHawaii_1.0, whole genome shotgun sequence contains the following coding sequences:
- the LOC101315126 gene encoding uncharacterized protein LOC101315126 produces MRCNACWRELEGRAISTTCCHLLCTEDANKILSNDGACPICDQVLSKSHMKVVDVNPNDEWINMAMTGVSPDILMKSAHRSVMFYIGQKELVMQRKLSMVAGQYRQKCEAMQEKFMEQFQKMQSQCQKWAKKCEMLEQENENLAKDKQELQEKYSEKSRQKRKLDEMYDQLRSEYESVKRTAIQPATNFYSRNEPDLFSNQANIMDRREAVRKDWRVLTPETPGPKEDIWPARQNSSNSGGPFDISVSPAKQPAMPVDAVNRRPAAHPMFGSGAGNPSSTLRNILFSPIKRPQLSRRPQMFT; encoded by the exons ATGAGATGCAATGCGTGTTGGCGTGAATTGGAAGGCCGGGCCATCTCGACAACCTGTTGCCACCTTCTCT GCACAGAGGATGCTAACAAGATCCTTAGCAATGATGGAGCATGTCCCATTTGCGATCAAGTGCTTTCTAAGAG TCATATGAAAGTTGTGGATGTCAATCCAAATGACGAATGGATAAAC ATGGCCATGACTGGAGTTTCTCCAGATATAT TGATGAAGAGTGCACACAGAAGTGTCATGTTCTATATTGGGCAAAAGGAATTGGTAATGCAGCGCAAGTTGAGCATGGTAGCAGGTCAATACCGGCAGAAATGTGAAGCAATGCAAGAAAAGTTCATGGAGCAATTCCAAAAGATGCAGTCTCAGTGCCAGAAATGGGCCAAGAAGTGTGAAATGTTGGAGCAAGAAAATGAGAACTTGGCCAAGGATAAGCAGGAGCTCCAGGAGAAATATTCTGAGAAATCCAG ACAGAAGAGAAAGTTAGATGAAATGTATGATCAATTGAGGAGTGAGTACGAATCAGTTAAACGAACTGCCATCCAACCTGCAACCAATTTCTATTCGAGAAATGAACCTGATCTTTTCTCAAACCAGGCTAACATTATGGATCGCAGAGAGGCTGTTAGAAAAG ATTGGCGCGTTCTTACTCCTGAAACTCCAGGGCCAAAAGAGGATATATGGCCAGCAAGACAGAATAGTTCAAACTCTGGTGGTCCTTTTGACATCTCTGTCTCACCGGCAAAACAGCCTGCTATGCCAGTTGATGCTGTGAACAGAAGGCCTGCTGCTCACCCCATGTTTGGATCTGGAGCTGGCAACCCCTCATCGACTCTGAGGAACATTTTATTCTCCCCAATAAAGAGGCCTCAGCTCTCCCGTCGTCCTCAAATGTTCACGTAA
- the LOC101315414 gene encoding NADH kinase-like, with the protein MATRRLLVLLKPFDAYPASQSEGLSRIASLQLQHLENRRNVHKDAVNFCQNILRHKPVEWKALLRKDLRQPIRDVDLVITVGGDGTILHASHYIDDSVPVLGVNSDPTQPEEVEKHGNEYDASRSTGYLCAATVDNFEQILDNIIEDRISPSDLRRISIDVNSQVISTYALNDILIAHPCPATLSRFSFKIKSDDQPSSPLVNSRSSGLRVSTAAGATAAMLSAGGFPMPILSQDLQYMVREPISSGEVSSLMHGFIKPHQSMEATWFCREGILYIDGSHVRCSVKNGDRIEISSKAPVLKVFLPHRVQHVSSL; encoded by the exons ATGGCGACGAGGAGATTGTTGGTGCTGCTTAAACCGTTCGACGCTTACCCAGCTTCCCAATCAGAAGGCCTTTCTCGCATCGCCAGCCTCCAG CTACAGCACTTGGAGAATAGGCGAAATGTGCACAAGGATGCAGTAAACTTTTGTCAGAACATTTTGCGCCACAAGCCTGTTGAGTGGAAAGCTCTACTGCGTAAAGATCTAAGGCAGCCCATCCGTGATGTGGACCTTGTTATTACAGTTGGTGGTGATGGCACTATACTACATGCGAGCCATTATATTGATGACTCAGTTCCAGTTCTAGGAGTGAATTCTGACCCCACCCAACCTGAAGAG GTGGAAAAGCACGGGAATGAGTATGATGCTTCCAGAAGCACAGGCTATCTTTGTGCTGCAACTGTTGACAACTTTGAACAG ATACTGGACAACATCATAGAGGATCGAATTAGTCCTTCTGATCTGAGAAGGATCTCCATAGATGTAAACTCGCAAGTGATTTCCACTTATGCTCTTAATGATATTTTAATTGCACATCCATGTCCAGCAACACTTTCACGGTTCTCATTCAA AATCAAAAGTGATGACCAGCCATCCTCTCCTTTAGTAAACTCTCGATCAAGCGGTCTCAGAGTTTCCACCGCTGCTGGAGCAACAGCTGCAATGCTCTCAGCTGGTGGATTTCCAATGCCTATATTATCTCAGGACCTCCAATATATGGTAAGAGAGCCTATTTCGTCAGGAGAGGTCTCAAGCTTAATGCATGGGTTTATCAAACCTCACCAATCCATGGAAGCTACATGGTTTTGTAGAGAGGGTATTTTATACATTGATGGCTCTCATGTCCGCTGTTCCGTAAAAAATGGGGATCGCATTGAAATCTCTTCCAAGGCCCCAGTTTTGAAGGTTTTCTTGCCTCATCGTGTACAGCACGTTAGTAGTTTATGA
- the LOC101295610 gene encoding uncharacterized protein LOC101295610 yields the protein MAIEFRSHKDDAWYDAHLLSEYAGGEHRLRIKFATFPDDHDELINLKDLKSQKDVEALRSRVRKISVQLQDYDCSKVNKGLVVCAAHSVPPDDRRYFDGVIDMVVRKEHRIVKGEEVCNCKYVVEWTSGPDVGILSSLAIGDICRVQQPGSKVPATDEELISPVLSSFLDRAKEKNESNFSNSTMIYVEKGGCDSESCRTTSKRFKDNSAHKDTPARRYIASVMSRFSKAPRQESECNSKDLQQKSKQAEMIENPSERSGLDIDIEGMPYVLFVENLEKGISPVTIMQFLYQQVSVSCVAFVMPSKSSETYTRGIIILDNKMNLEKVSNFLESPDRIIVSSRGRPWIVSEKLLDDTLRATIQVSKLTSQATFEGRTSSSNELKVVVSGSREYQKANMLKKLIKEFIDHQCRIHKRLLYDEAEIPKIPL from the exons ATGGCGATAGAGTTCCGGTCGCACAAGGACGACGCCTGGTATGATGCCCACCTACTGTCGGAGTACGCCGGCGGTGAACACCGTCTCAGAATCAAGTTCGCCACCTTCCCCGACGACCATGACGAGTTGATCAACCTTAAAGACCTCAAGTCGCAGAAAGACGTCGAGGCATTGAGGTCCCGCGTCAGGAAAATTTCTGTTCAGCTCCAGGACTACGACTGCTCCAAAGTCAACAAGGGCTTAGTCGTCTGCGCCGCCCATTCTGTTCCACCGGACGACCGCCGCTACTTCGACGGCGTAATCGATATG GTTGTGCGTAAGGAGCATAGGATTGTGAAAGGAGAGGAAGTGTGTAACTGTAAGTACGTTGTGGAGTGGACTAGTGGTCCAGATGTTGGGATTCTATCTAGTCTAGCAATTGGGGACATTTGCCGAGTTCAGCAACCTGGTAGTAAGGTGCCTGCTACTGATGAGGAACTAATAAGCCCGGTGCTGAGCTCGTTTCTCGACAGGGCCAAGGAGAAGAATGAGAGCAATTTCTCTAATTCGACTATGATTTATGTTGAGAAAGGTGGCTGTGATTCAGAGAGTTGTAGGACTACTAGTAAGAGGTTCAAGGATAATTCTGCTCACAAG GATACACCTGCCAGGAGATATATAGCATCTGTAATGAGCAGGTTTTCTAAAG CACCAAGGCAAGAGTCAGAATGCAATTCAAAAGACCTACAGCAAAAGAGCAAACAAGCAGAGATGATTGAGAATCCTTCTGAAAGGAGTGGACTTGACATTGATATAGAAGGGATGCCGTATGTGCTATTTGTGGAGAATCTTGAGAAGGGGATATCACCTGTTACAATTATGCAGTTTCTGTATCAGCAAGTTTCAGTCTCATGTGTAGCTTTTGTTATGCCAAGTAAATCGTCAGAGACATATACAAGAGGAATCATCATACTGGATAACAAAATGAATCTTGAAAAGGTGTCCAACTTCTTGGAGAGTCCAGATCGCATCATAGTTTCCTCAAGAGGAAG GCCTTGGATAGTGTCTGAGAAACTCTTAGATGACACACTGAGAGCAACAATCCAAGTATCCAAGCTTACTTCACAG GCAACATTTGAGGGCAGAACATCAAGTAGCAATGAATTAAAGGTCGTTGTTTCTGGTAGTCGAGAATACCAGAAAGCTAATATGCTAAAGAAATTGATCAAGGAATTTATCGACCATCAATGCAGAATTCATAAGCGGCTGCTTTATGATGAGGCAGAGATCCCGAAGATACCTCTGTGA
- the LOC101295902 gene encoding adenylate isopentenyltransferase-like — MDFISGPQKLIVVMGATGSGKSRLSLDLAVRFPPATFEVINADKMQLYKGLDVTTNKLSDAERRVVPHHLLGEFDSRHGDVSPSEFRRLAAQAVSDVLSRGKVPVLVGGSNSFIHVLLVERFEPDVDVFDGEVAASSQLRYDCCFLWVDVEFPVLTAYLSRRVEEMLDAGMFQELAEFHGQNRAVQTGVSKAIGVAEFSRYFEEYAAAEVEEDDPVRRGAYEEAVGEVKRNTWQLAKRQMGKIARLRKAGWDLKRLDATEVLRAVVTSDDDEDGGGKRWSEIWEREVVEPSVKIVKDFLEEEEE; from the coding sequence ATGGACTTCATCTCCGGCCCACAGAAGCTCATCGTCGTCATGGGCGCCACCGGCTCCGGCAAGTCCCGGCTCTCCCTCGACCTCGCCGTGCGGTTCCCTCCGGCCACCTTCGAGGTCATAAACGCCGACAAAATGCAGCTCTACAAGGGCCTCGACGTCACCACCAACAAGCTCTCCGACGCCGAACGACGCGTCGTTCCTCACCACCTCCTCGGCGAGTTCGACTCCCGCCACGGCGACGTCTCCCCCTCCGAGTTCCGCCGTCTCGCGGCGCAGGCGGTGTCTGACGTTCTCTCCCGGGGAAAAGTCCCGGTGCTCGTCGGAGGGTCCAACTCGTTCATCCACGTGCTACTCGTCGAACGGTTCGAACCGGACGTTGACGTCTTTGACGGCGAGGTAGCGGCGTCGTCGCAGCTCCGCTACGACTGCTGCTTCCTCTGGGTCGACGTGGAGTTCCCGGTTTTGACGGCGTACTTGTCGCGGCGAGTGGAGGAGATGCTCGATGCGGGGATGTTTCAGGAGCTGGCCGAGTTTCACGGCCAAAACCGGGCGGTTCAGACCGGTGTGAGCAAGGCGATCGGAGTGGCGGAGTTCAGCCGGTATTTTGAGGAGTATGCGGCGGCGGAGGTGGAGGAGGATGATCCGGTGCGGCGAGGAGCATACGAGGAGGCGGTGGGAGAGGTTAAAAGGAACACTTGGCAGCTGGCGAAGAGGCAGATGGGGAAGATTGCGAGGCTGAGGAAGGCGGGGTGGGACCTGAAGAGGCTGGACGCGACGGAGGTGCTCAGGGCGGTGGTGACGTCAGATGATGACGAGGATGGTGGCGGGAAGAGGTGGTCGGAGATTTGGGAGAGAGAGGTGGTTGAGCCAAGCGTGAAGATTGTGAAGGATTTCTTGGAGGAGGAGGAGGAGTAG